The Engystomops pustulosus chromosome 1, aEngPut4.maternal, whole genome shotgun sequence genome has a window encoding:
- the HS3ST1 gene encoding heparan sulfate glucosamine 3-O-sulfotransferase 1, with the protein MALLLFGVCFFFIQPQGVPSRPTSDKTRIFTSPSPVYKLKNIPHPDGTYQHLPHAIIIGVRKGGTRALLEMLSLHSNIAVAESEIHFFDWENQYGKGLQWYLSQMPFSYSQQLTVEKTPAYFTSTQVPERIYNMNSTIKILLILRDPIERVLSDYTQVYYNHLQKNKTYPPVESLLLRNGELNTDYKAINRSLYYSYMENWLKYFPLGNIHIVDGDYLIKDPFPEMQKVERFLNLSPQINASNFYFNKTKGFYCLRDGGRERCLHESKGRAHPHISSFLLGKLRDYFFEPNRKFFELVGRTFNWL; encoded by the coding sequence ATGGCCTTGCTTCTGTTTGGAGTGtgttttttctttattcagcCTCAAGGGGTTCCTTCCCGGCCAACCTCAGATAAAACAAGGATCTTCACATCTCCCTCTCCGGTTTATAAACTGAAGAACATCCCTCATCCGGATGGAACCTACCAGCATCTGCCACATGCCATTATTATTGGAGTGCGTAAAGGTGGGACTCGGGCTCTGCTAGAAATGCTTAGTCTTCATTCCAATATCGCTGTGGCTGAGAGTGAGATACATTTCTTTGACTGGGAGAACCAGTATGGAAAGGGTCTACAATGGTATCTGAGCCAAATGCCTTTCTCCTACTCCCAACAACTTACGGTGGAGAAAACTCCAGCCTACTTCACCTCAACCCAAGTCCCTGAACGCATCTATAATATGAACAGCACCATCAAGATCCTACTTATCTTAAGGGACCCTATTGAACGGGTCTTATCAGACTACACCCAAGTGTATTATAACCATTTACAGAAGAATAAGACCTATCCTCCGGTGGAGAGTCTACTTTTAAGAAATGGTGAACTCAATACTGACTACAAAGCCATAAACAGGAGTTTATACTACAGTTATATGGAAAACTGGCTTAAATACTTCCCACTTGGAAACATTCACATTGTGGATGGTGACTATTTAATTAAGGATCCGTTCCCTGAAATGCAGAAGGTTGAGAGGTTTCTGAACCTTTCTCCTCAGATCAACGCATCAAATTTTTATTTCAACAAGACCAAAGGGTTTTACTGCCTAAGGGATGGTGGCCGAGAGAGATGTCTACATGAGTCCAAAGGACGGGCCCACCCACACATAAGCTCCTTTCTCTTAGGGAAACTACGGGACTACTTCTTTGAGCCCAATAGGAAATTCTTTGAGCTTGTTGGGAGGACATTCAATTGgctgtaa